One region of Cydia pomonella isolate Wapato2018A chromosome 9, ilCydPomo1, whole genome shotgun sequence genomic DNA includes:
- the LOC133520962 gene encoding TNF receptor-associated factor 4 isoform X3, whose protein sequence is MFKLLVSKIKKVTNMSKIYPDPESEKAIMGSVVYCIHHKEGCQWSDELRKLKAHLNTCKHDAVLCAAQCGAMIPRVLMQDHLRYTCPRRRANCDHCGKEFSGSALEEHQGNCGHEPVYCENKCGAKVQRRHTQQHIQQHCSKRLVPCRHCGQRYTQDTVSAHGATCARAPVPCPQCSAEATRDELETHLRDHCSAAGACTFKDAGCRFKGSRAALERHLEQACAAHLALVSALAARQARALAALRGAVARLAGGCSGALVWRVAGWANKMQDARCKDGVELVSPAFYTSQYGYKLQASLFLNGNGAGESTHMSVYIKILPGEYDALLRWPFAHTVSFTLFDQSASPDRACNIVESFVPDPTWKNFQRPSKEPDALGFGFPRFVSHEMLKKRSFVKDDVMFLRVKVDPSKIVAV, encoded by the exons ATGTTTAAACTACTagtttctaaaattaaaaaagtgacTAATATGTCAAAA ATATACCCGGATCCGGAGTCGGAGAAGGCTATTATGGGGTCCGTGGTGTATTGCATCCACCATAAGGAAGGATGCCAGTGGTCCGACGAGCTTCGTAAACTCAAG GCGCACCTGAACACATGCAAGCATGACGCAGTGCTCTGCGCGGCGCAGTGCGGTGCCATGATACCGCGGGTGTTGATGCAGGACCATCTCCGATACACCTGTCCTCGCAGACGAGCTAACTGCGATCATTGCGGGAAGGAGTTTTCAGGGAGCGCTCTTGAG GAGCACCAAGGCAACTGCGGCCACGAGCCGGTGTACTGCGAGAACAAGTGCGGCGCCAAAGTGCAGCGCAGACACACGCAGCAGCACATTCAGCAGCATTGCAGTAAACGGCTCGTGCCTTGCAGACACTGTGGACAGCGATACACACAG gACACAGTATCAGCTCACGGCGCAACCTGCGCGCGGGCGCCGGTGCCGTGTCCACAGTGCTCGGCGGAGGCCACGAGGGATGAACTGGAGACGCATTTGAGGGATCATTGTTCGGCCGCCGGCGCTTGCACGTTTAAAGACGCCGGCTGTCGGTTTAAG GGCTCGCGGGCGGCGCTGGAGCGGCACTTGGAGCAGGCGTGCGCGGCGCACCTGGCGCTGGTGTCGGCGCTGGCGGCGCGGCAGGCGCGCGCGCTGGCCGCGCTGCGCGGCGCCGTGGCGCGGCTGGCCGGCGGCTGCTCCGGCGCGCTCGTGTGGCGCGTGGCCGGCTGGGCCAACAAGATGCAGGACGCGCGGTGCAAGGACGGCGTGGAGCTCGTGTCGCCCGCCTTCTACACCTCCCAGTACGGCTACAAGTTGCAG GCATCTCTCTTCCTAAACGGCAACGGTGCGGGCGAATCCACCCACATGTCGGTCTACATCAAGATCCTCCCTGGAGAGTACGACGCCCTGCTCCGCTGGCCTTTCGCTCACACCGTCTCTTTCACTCTCTTCGACCAGAGCGCCTCGCCAGACAGAGCCTGCAACATCGTAGAATCCTTCGTACCAGATCCTACGTGGAAAAACTTCCAAAGACCATCGAAAGAGCCGGATGCGCTTGGATTTGGGTTCCCGAGGTTCGTGTCGCATGAGATGTTGAAGAAGAGGAGTTTTGTGAAGGATGACGTCATGTTTTTGAGGGTTAAGGTGGATCCGAGCAAAATTGTCGCCGTTTAG
- the LOC133520962 gene encoding TNF receptor-associated factor 4 isoform X2, whose product MTPVGLLFKVNSEGLFTCPVNASPVDYAKIYPDPESEKAIMGSVVYCIHHKEGCQWSDELRKLKAHLNTCKHDAVLCAAQCGAMIPRVLMQDHLRYTCPRRRANCDHCGKEFSGSALEEHQGNCGHEPVYCENKCGAKVQRRHTQQHIQQHCSKRLVPCRHCGQRYTQDTVSAHGATCARAPVPCPQCSAEATRDELETHLRDHCSAAGACTFKDAGCRFKGSRAALERHLEQACAAHLALVSALAARQARALAALRGAVARLAGGCSGALVWRVAGWANKMQDARCKDGVELVSPAFYTSQYGYKLQASLFLNGNGAGESTHMSVYIKILPGEYDALLRWPFAHTVSFTLFDQSASPDRACNIVESFVPDPTWKNFQRPSKEPDALGFGFPRFVSHEMLKKRSFVKDDVMFLRVKVDPSKIVAV is encoded by the exons ATATACCCGGATCCGGAGTCGGAGAAGGCTATTATGGGGTCCGTGGTGTATTGCATCCACCATAAGGAAGGATGCCAGTGGTCCGACGAGCTTCGTAAACTCAAG GCGCACCTGAACACATGCAAGCATGACGCAGTGCTCTGCGCGGCGCAGTGCGGTGCCATGATACCGCGGGTGTTGATGCAGGACCATCTCCGATACACCTGTCCTCGCAGACGAGCTAACTGCGATCATTGCGGGAAGGAGTTTTCAGGGAGCGCTCTTGAG GAGCACCAAGGCAACTGCGGCCACGAGCCGGTGTACTGCGAGAACAAGTGCGGCGCCAAAGTGCAGCGCAGACACACGCAGCAGCACATTCAGCAGCATTGCAGTAAACGGCTCGTGCCTTGCAGACACTGTGGACAGCGATACACACAG gACACAGTATCAGCTCACGGCGCAACCTGCGCGCGGGCGCCGGTGCCGTGTCCACAGTGCTCGGCGGAGGCCACGAGGGATGAACTGGAGACGCATTTGAGGGATCATTGTTCGGCCGCCGGCGCTTGCACGTTTAAAGACGCCGGCTGTCGGTTTAAG GGCTCGCGGGCGGCGCTGGAGCGGCACTTGGAGCAGGCGTGCGCGGCGCACCTGGCGCTGGTGTCGGCGCTGGCGGCGCGGCAGGCGCGCGCGCTGGCCGCGCTGCGCGGCGCCGTGGCGCGGCTGGCCGGCGGCTGCTCCGGCGCGCTCGTGTGGCGCGTGGCCGGCTGGGCCAACAAGATGCAGGACGCGCGGTGCAAGGACGGCGTGGAGCTCGTGTCGCCCGCCTTCTACACCTCCCAGTACGGCTACAAGTTGCAG GCATCTCTCTTCCTAAACGGCAACGGTGCGGGCGAATCCACCCACATGTCGGTCTACATCAAGATCCTCCCTGGAGAGTACGACGCCCTGCTCCGCTGGCCTTTCGCTCACACCGTCTCTTTCACTCTCTTCGACCAGAGCGCCTCGCCAGACAGAGCCTGCAACATCGTAGAATCCTTCGTACCAGATCCTACGTGGAAAAACTTCCAAAGACCATCGAAAGAGCCGGATGCGCTTGGATTTGGGTTCCCGAGGTTCGTGTCGCATGAGATGTTGAAGAAGAGGAGTTTTGTGAAGGATGACGTCATGTTTTTGAGGGTTAAGGTGGATCCGAGCAAAATTGTCGCCGTTTAG
- the LOC133521669 gene encoding probable DNA replication complex GINS protein PSF2, with the protein MDPYEIEFIGENRIVSIIPNFTYDKIYLICGEFGPFRAGLPMNVPLWLAVMLKQKQKCRMVPPDWMDIEVLEGIKEAEKNSRFFTKMPNEHYMVEAKLILGTAPEDVPRAAEIKTIIKDIWDIRTSKLRTSMDALMKAGGSYGRLDHLTMMEINSVKPLLPEAMDELHRIQTMTSKNIPSSSLNTSSFSQSGNSQNL; encoded by the exons ATGGATCCTTATGAAATAGAGTTCATTGGCGAGAACCGAATAGTTAGTATTATACCGAATTTCACTTACGACAAAATCTACTTGATATGCGGCGAGTTTGGGCCTTTCCGGGCGGGTTTGCCCATGAACGTGCCCCTGTGGCTGGCTGTGATGCTGAAGCAGAAGCAGAAGTGCCGGATGGTGCCCCCTGACTGGATGGATATCGAAGTTCTAGAAGGAATTAAAGAGGCGGAAAAAAACTCGAG GTTCTTCACCAAAATGCCCAACGAACACTACATGGTAGAAGCTAAGCTCATCCTCGGAACAGCCCCTGAAGACGTCCCCCGAGCCGCTGAGATCAAAACCATTATCAAAGATATTTGGGACATCCGTACATCAAAGCTGCGGACGTCTATGGATGCACTGATGAAGGCAGGCGGGAGCTATGGTAGACTGGACCATTTGACCATGATGGAGATTAACTCGGTGAAGCCACTGCTGCCGGAGGCCATGGATGAGTTGCATAGGATACAAACG ATGACATCAAAGAACATACCATCGTCCAGTCTCAACACCAGCTCCTTCAGCCAGTCAGGGAACTCACAGAACTTATGA
- the LOC133520962 gene encoding TNF receptor-associated factor 4 isoform X4 has translation MCSIFERAIYPDPESEKAIMGSVVYCIHHKEGCQWSDELRKLKAHLNTCKHDAVLCAAQCGAMIPRVLMQDHLRYTCPRRRANCDHCGKEFSGSALEEHQGNCGHEPVYCENKCGAKVQRRHTQQHIQQHCSKRLVPCRHCGQRYTQDTVSAHGATCARAPVPCPQCSAEATRDELETHLRDHCSAAGACTFKDAGCRFKGSRAALERHLEQACAAHLALVSALAARQARALAALRGAVARLAGGCSGALVWRVAGWANKMQDARCKDGVELVSPAFYTSQYGYKLQASLFLNGNGAGESTHMSVYIKILPGEYDALLRWPFAHTVSFTLFDQSASPDRACNIVESFVPDPTWKNFQRPSKEPDALGFGFPRFVSHEMLKKRSFVKDDVMFLRVKVDPSKIVAV, from the exons ATGTGTTCCATATTCGAACGCGCG ATATACCCGGATCCGGAGTCGGAGAAGGCTATTATGGGGTCCGTGGTGTATTGCATCCACCATAAGGAAGGATGCCAGTGGTCCGACGAGCTTCGTAAACTCAAG GCGCACCTGAACACATGCAAGCATGACGCAGTGCTCTGCGCGGCGCAGTGCGGTGCCATGATACCGCGGGTGTTGATGCAGGACCATCTCCGATACACCTGTCCTCGCAGACGAGCTAACTGCGATCATTGCGGGAAGGAGTTTTCAGGGAGCGCTCTTGAG GAGCACCAAGGCAACTGCGGCCACGAGCCGGTGTACTGCGAGAACAAGTGCGGCGCCAAAGTGCAGCGCAGACACACGCAGCAGCACATTCAGCAGCATTGCAGTAAACGGCTCGTGCCTTGCAGACACTGTGGACAGCGATACACACAG gACACAGTATCAGCTCACGGCGCAACCTGCGCGCGGGCGCCGGTGCCGTGTCCACAGTGCTCGGCGGAGGCCACGAGGGATGAACTGGAGACGCATTTGAGGGATCATTGTTCGGCCGCCGGCGCTTGCACGTTTAAAGACGCCGGCTGTCGGTTTAAG GGCTCGCGGGCGGCGCTGGAGCGGCACTTGGAGCAGGCGTGCGCGGCGCACCTGGCGCTGGTGTCGGCGCTGGCGGCGCGGCAGGCGCGCGCGCTGGCCGCGCTGCGCGGCGCCGTGGCGCGGCTGGCCGGCGGCTGCTCCGGCGCGCTCGTGTGGCGCGTGGCCGGCTGGGCCAACAAGATGCAGGACGCGCGGTGCAAGGACGGCGTGGAGCTCGTGTCGCCCGCCTTCTACACCTCCCAGTACGGCTACAAGTTGCAG GCATCTCTCTTCCTAAACGGCAACGGTGCGGGCGAATCCACCCACATGTCGGTCTACATCAAGATCCTCCCTGGAGAGTACGACGCCCTGCTCCGCTGGCCTTTCGCTCACACCGTCTCTTTCACTCTCTTCGACCAGAGCGCCTCGCCAGACAGAGCCTGCAACATCGTAGAATCCTTCGTACCAGATCCTACGTGGAAAAACTTCCAAAGACCATCGAAAGAGCCGGATGCGCTTGGATTTGGGTTCCCGAGGTTCGTGTCGCATGAGATGTTGAAGAAGAGGAGTTTTGTGAAGGATGACGTCATGTTTTTGAGGGTTAAGGTGGATCCGAGCAAAATTGTCGCCGTTTAG